The following proteins come from a genomic window of Rattus norvegicus strain BN/NHsdMcwi chromosome 8, GRCr8, whole genome shotgun sequence:
- the LOC120094262 gene encoding ATP synthase subunit g, mitochondrial-like, whose product MKILISAGGSGRRTFHLRPWPKFICNFTEKASLMVAAAVTYSEPRLATFWHYAKVELVPPTPGEIPTAIQNMKKIIHSAKAGGFKHLTVKEAVLNGLVATEVWMWFYIGEILGKRGVVGYDV is encoded by the coding sequence atgaaaattttgattTCAGCCGGTGGTTCGGGGAGACGAACCTTCCACCTTAGACCATGGCCCAAGTTCATCTGTAACTTCACGGAGAAGGCATCGTTGATGGTGGCCGCTGCCGTGACTTACTCAGAGCCTCGATTAGCCACATTTTGGCACTACGCCAAGGTTGAGCTGGTTCCCCCAACCCCTGGTGAAATCCCTACAGCTATTCagaacatgaaaaaaataattcacagtGCCAAAGCTGGTGGCTTCAAACACCTTACAGTGAAGGAAGCCGTGCTGAACGGTTTGGTGGCCACTGAGGTGTGGATGTGGTTTTATATTGGAGAGATCTTAGGCAAACGTGGTGTTGTTGGCTATGATGTTTGA